In Palaemon carinicauda isolate YSFRI2023 chromosome 41, ASM3689809v2, whole genome shotgun sequence, the following are encoded in one genomic region:
- the LOC137632307 gene encoding fructose-bisphosphate aldolase-like produces MTTYFSYPDEALQQELRRIANAITAPGKGILAADESVSTMGKRLADIKVENTDENRRKYRQLLFTTDPSVSDYISGVILFHETVYQKADDGTPFIKLIKDKGIIPGIKVDKGVVPLMGSEGETTTQGLDDLSQRCAQYKKDGCDFAKWRCVLKIGKNTPSHQSMLENANVLARYASICQMNGLVPIVEPEVLPDGDHDLDRAQKVTETVLAFVYKALNDHHVFLEGTLLKPNMVTAGQSCPKKYTPEEVAKATVVALSRTMPAAVPGVTFLSGGQSEEEASVHLDAINKCTAAKKPWALTFSYGRALQASVLRAWGGSDDRVKNGQEELMKRAKANSEASLGKYEHGSCQGYAGDAGLFIKDHAY; encoded by the exons ATGACTACATACTTCAGCTACCCCGATGAGGCCCTCCAGCAGGAGCTGAGAAGGATTGCAAATGCCATCACTGCCCCCGGCAAGGGCATCTTGGCTGCTGATGAATCCGTGTCTACTATGGGCAAGCGCCTTGCTGACATCAAAGTTGAAAACACTGATGAGAACCGCCGCAAGTACCGCCAGCTTCTGTTCACCACTGACCCC TCTGTCTCAGATTACATTTCTGGTGTGATCCTCTTCCACGAAACTGTTTACCAGAAGGCTGATGATGGAACTCCATTCATCAAGCTCATCAAAGATAAGGGAATCATCCCAGGTATCAAG GTCGACAAGGGTGTTGTCCCACTGATGGGTTCCGAGGGTGAAACCACCACACAGGGTCTTGATGACCTCTCCCAGCGTTGTGCCCAGTACAAGAAGGATGGCTGTGACTTTGCTAAGTGGCGCTGTGTCCTCAAAATTGGCAAGAATACTCCCAGCCATCAGTCCATGCTTGAAAATGCTAATGTTCTTGCTCGTTATGCCTCCATCTGCCAGATGAACGGCCTCGTTCCTATTGTCGAGCCTGAG GTTCTCCCTGATGGTGATCATGATCTTGACCGTGCCCAGAAGGTCACTGAAACTGTGTTGGCCTTTGTGTACAAAGCCTTGAATGACCATCATGTTTTCCTTGAGGGTACCCTTTTGAAACCAAACATGGTCACTGCTGGTCAGTCATGCCCTAAGAAGTACACCCCCGAGGAAGTAGCCAAG gccACTGTTGTTGCCCTTTCCCGCACAATGCCAGCAGCTGTACCCGGCGTCACTTTCCTGTCTGGTGGTCAGTCTGAAGAAGAGGCATCTGTCCATCTTGATGCTATCAACAAGTGCACAGCAGCTAAGAAGCCTTGGGCTCTTACCTTCAGCTACGGACGTGCTCTTCAGGCTTCTGTACTCAGGGCATGGGGAGGCTCAGATGACAGAGTCAAGAATGGTCAGGAGGAACTCA